CGGTAGTTTAGCTCCACCAGTTGCTTTCCCATTGGAATTACATCCCCCTTGTGGTGGGTCCCCCGTGCGGGTATGTTCATcagcacaaaatggaggcCACGTTTGTTAATTATGGACAGATCGACGgatgcatatgtgtatgttcccccttttttgtccctttccattctcccatttttacatttaagaaaaaaaattttccgCATATTTTTGGCCAGCGCCATATGTAAAGAgccgaaaaaaaatggcacaaatcGGACACGAGCAAAGTGTGTACgcggatttattttttcccgaGTGTtacctttttgaaaatgtttttaaactttccccaattttttccatcgtGCGagcaaaaataagcaaaaccATGTTGCAAAAATTTCCTTTATGAGGTATAACAAAATCTGAAACAATTTGTGAGGCCACTTTACCGAAATTAatcttaaaagaaaaaaggggaattaaCTGGTTGCTGCAGTCTGCATGTGCGCATTTGTGAAAACACCTATTCTTGTACTCACGTGAATAAAATTTGTCGGACGGAtgagaagaggaaaatcGCACACACATGAACGCGCGCACACAGATAgacaacaaaatgaacatgtggaaaaataaaaaaggaaacacgGGAAAAACATCCACATGTGagttttgttaattttcaattcgttattttttctgaacaatttttttttcctctttaatttcccattttttgcgccttttcCTCATGCGAAAAATGTGCGACGGGGGAAGTTGCCACGGTTGGAAATCCCGCTAGGGCAATCCGCAAGGGGGCataattttcacttttttttcgaccCTTAGTTACCTCGTTAGTTACCTCGTTAGTTGGTTCATTTGTCAGTCAATTCGTTAACTAGTTAGTTAGCCAGTTAGATCACCTCTTCGTTCTCGCCCCCTTTCCTTTCTTCCAAAGCGCTTTACGCCTGGGGCAAACTTCCCCCCTGGGTCATCCCCCAATCTGCACATTTTCGTGCCAATTaaaatatgcaatttttccgTTGAGCGGTTTTCCCTCCATTTGACTCGCATCCACGGTTGACATTCGCAACTCGAGGAAGCGCACAGCAGTTCCGCATGCGCGTGCGAATACATTTGCATGTGTAtccacatgtgtgcataaaCACGCGCACCCGCGCACGTAACattcacacacacatgcacattttCTCGCCATGGAAACTGAAAACTTGGAAGCCGCCCCTGAGGCTGTGGAGAACGATAACACGGAGTACCAATATGAAGGTAAgacgggaaaaaagggaaaggagcGTTTATGGGGATTGCCCCCATGCCCGCGTTGGAAATGTGGCtaatttgttttcatttttttcgcctcctcaGGACAAGATGGAATCTCAATAAGTAAGAattcaaaggaaaaaaaaaaaaaaaaaaattcacaataGAAAGACACCAACTAGTGATACCCCTTACATGCACAACGCACACCCCTTCACCATCACATAAACTGCACACTTCATAACGATTTGCCCCCTCCCAGTGCAAGAAGCAGAGATCGTCCTCATAACGACGTCTCTGGGGGGAATAAAGTCGTcgttcttttcttctttaagGGCACAGAACTTACTGAATTGTAAAAAGTTCCTCTACGTTGTTGTAGACTCCAATAGGGACACCAGCACGGCAAAAAGTGAGCAAGTTGTTATCTACGTAGAGATGCCTCACCTGCTCAGTTACCATTACACTATTTGATGAATCCTTTTCTGCGTCatccccccacacacacacttgAGTTCATTTCCCCTTCACATGTAATTCGCTCACCCTTTTTGCAGACTTGAAAGACGAGGAACTTTTCAACAAGTGGAAGGAAGACGAATTGCTGAAGTCAAACGAAAACGGAGTTTTGTTGCCCCAAGTTTTAATCGACGGAGTGTCAATAGGAAACGACATAGCATTGCAAAATTTGGAAGACGAAGGAAATTTGGACTTCATCGTGTCAAGGTTAAAGTGCCCAAACTGCTTACAGGAAAAATCGAACACAGATGTGCAGTGCCCTCACTGTAAGTATGACTACGTCAGTTTAATTTCAGAAGAGTTGATTCAAGAAAACGCGGTCGTACGGATGTTACAGGGGGAGCTGTATAATGAGGAGGAAACGGCAGAGTGACCAGAGAACATGCAAATAAAGTGATGTGAAGTGAAGTGAAGTCAAATAGAGTGACGCCAAAATAGTGCAGCATTTTGCCTAAGCTCTACATGGGGAcagttcccctttttaaggcCACCCACTTCTGCACAGCCAGAGTCACAATTCTGTCGCTTCTGCTGGGAAAGAAGTCACGTCATAACATGTCTCACCTTTCATTTTCTATGGTCAAAAATATAATCCCCTCTCTCTCATGCTAAACAGCTATCCTAACGTGACATAAGGTGGCGAAGCGCAAcacccatttttaattaacttatgatgaaaaatatacttgTTTAACCCCTCGCTGGGAAAAATTCAGTCGTGAATGCATGTAAACGTTGTAAACGCTTTTCCAAAGCGCGAAACGTTGGGGGTGCCTATTTGGAGCGTCTATTTGGAATGCCTATTTGGGAACACCTACTTGCTCACCCCCTATTGTGCAacttttaaaagtaaaattttacgCGCCTTAATTTTAAGACCCCATAAACGCGCATCTGCCTCAATCGGGCGTGCGCAGAGGAGGAATTTCTCTTTATAGCTGTTGAGggtgcgtaaaaaaaatgcatgcgTGTGTGCACACGTCTTCACGCACAAACATGTGTGTTCACATGATTTTCCTATTTCCGCTAGGCTTTGCCCAAGCCGCTTGGTTTCCCCCtccataatatatatgtgtacacatgCATACCCGTGTGTGCAACTGTTACAACATATGCCACACTCGAAGGGGTCTACACCTCCCCCCATGGTGCATGTAAAAAACGCAACACATGTTGTCTgctcttttaaattttgcgCCTCACATATTGGGATCCACAAATGAGCAATAACTGCTCTGCcttgttgaaaaaaaaatgacaaatatGAGGCGTAAAAGGTGATCGTAAAGCTGTTCGCAAAGCTGCTCGTAAAGCTGCTGGTGCAAAGTGCCCATAAAAACGGCTTCGCCATGTTTCATGACTTAAGAACCCTACAAAAAAGTCTCCACGCTTTATTGTGAAAAGGTGTTGCATTTTCCGAACATGTTCCCAACCGTGGTGAGttgaaaaaagagaaagggAGACATGGGTGAATTATTCCActtatgtgaaaaaatttactaaACGTTGTCATGGTTGGCGAATTGAATTAACCGCCCATGTTGAATCGTCCTTATTAGCCATCCATATaaactgttcatatttttttttttttttttttttttcaagtagCTCGATGCATGCACACCAGCCAAAcggttttaattttacctgTACGGTCagacaaaaatggaagtttttccggaaaaaaaaaaaaaaaacacacatataGGTACATATAAGTACATATAAGcacatatacgtacatacgtgcgAATTTGCctgaaatttttaacatcatGGCACAATATTgacggcaaaaaaaagcagcctttttcaccttcgcAACCcttcataattaaaaaaaatgcaacactgatcttttttttctggcaaCACACAAAAAACTGAACACAAATGTGAACCTCGTGGAGTCAGTTGCATGTTTTAACGAAAGCGCGAGCATTTtgtgggaagaaaaaaaggaaaaggaaaaaagaaacacaaaTGTTGCATAACAACACGTAATGCTGgataaatgttatatataatattcatgttcgtaaattttctttttgtctTACATGTGAAAATTTGGAAGATTATGCcatttaaatttgaaaaattttttttaaagttgtTCATGATTTTAAGCCTCATCCTTTTGTTGTGGCTGTTATgttgttttgcaaaaaatgacatttgtCCTCAAAAGGGAATTGCCCATCTTTCGCGAAAATTGGTGATTTCTTTTGACAaacgcattttttccctcatttgcgtatcttttaaaaatatagccaGTTGCCATGCTGCTATATTGCTAGTTCGTGATTTccacaaaatttatttaacaaCCCGGGAGATATAAACCTGCAGTTGTATATACAAAGAGagtggagtttttttttttttttttttttcgaatgtTACATGGGAGATAGCTAAAATTCTACTACCCCGCGTAATTTTACACAAATTTAccgcgccttttttttttcccttttcgcttgCACTTGCttgtttgttcatttgtaCGTTTTCTTATTTGTGCGTTTTCTTATTTGTACGTTTTCTTATTTGTGCGTTTTCTTATTTGTGTGTTTTCACATTTGTACGTTTTCTTATTTGTACGTTTTCTTATTTGTACGTTTTCTTATTTGTGCGTTTTCTTATTTGTGTGTTTTCACATTTGTACGTTTTCTTATTTGTACGTTTTCTTATTTGTACGTTTTCTTattggtatattttttttttttttttttttttttgacaaccACCTGCTTGGAAAAAAAGCTAGTTCGCttcatttaaaaacaaaaaagtgagTGCTCCCTTTAATTCACCGttctacattttaattaatctTACGCACAAACGCTTCTGAAAATTTCGTTCAGCCTTGGCTTCTTGAGAGAAAGAGTAATTTCCTTCTGTCGTGTTTTTTCGCCTTGTAACAAATTTCAAAACCTTCCACAACGCGAATTATACAACAGAATTGATCTCTCGCTTGTTTCGTGTTGTTCTATTTGCCTcgtttatatatgtatatattttttttttttttgtttttcccacCCCCTCGCTTAACgttttcataaataaaattttccgTACCACTTTAAGCTAACGAAGACGTAAATTTTCAAATTGCCTCAAAAAGCGAGAGCCGTACATTTCCACGCCATTAATTCGcacgttttgaaaaaaaagggaggcgcgatataaataataaataaataaataaattaattaatgtatatatagatatagaGAGCTTTTTTCACGAACgagataagcaaaaaaataattggcAGTCCTTAAGCCAATAGCGCGACGCAGCACATGTAGTAAACCAGTCCGATCCCGCTCCCTACTTCTGCGCGCAGTTTTTGTGTTACTTCCTGCATGATTGCGCAGGCGAGTTGGGATCAACTTCACAACGCAGATAGGTACATTCGCGCgcgcgtatatatatatatacacacacactcGTTCACCCCCTATCGCTAGTCGATTTTTCACTTATGCATTGATACAAAAAGATGAAGTGCAACGCCTCCTTGCTAGTCCTACTTAGCGCACTACTCAGCGCTGCGAACGCTTTGATACGGAATGGAAACAACCCGCAGGCATTAGTTCCTGAAAAGGGCGCTGACCCGAGTGGGGGCCAGAACAACCGCTCCGGAGAAAACCAAGACACGTGCGAAATTCAAAAGATGGCCGAAGaaatgatggaaaaaatgatgaaggaaaaagacgTGTTTAGCTCCATCATGGAACCTCTCCAGAGCAAATTAACTGACGATCATCTGtgttcaaaaatgaaatatacgAACATTTGTCTTCACGAAAAGGACAAAACTCCCTTGACCTTCCCCTGCACAAGTCCGCAGTACGAACAGCTAATTCATCGCTTCACTTATAAAAAGTTGTGCAACTCCAAGGTGGCCTTTAGCAACGTCTTGCTCAAATCCTTCatcgataaaaaaaatgaagaaaacacATTTAACACGATCATACAGAATTACAAAGTTCTGTCCACTTGCATTGACGATGATTTGAAGGACATTTATAATGCATCCATAGAGTTATTCTCCGACATAAGAACCTCCGTCACAGAAATTACCGAAAAGTTGTGGTCCAAAAATATGATCGAAGTTTTAAAGACAAGAGAGCAAACCATTGCAGGCATTTTATGTGAGTTAAGAAATGGAAATAATTCTCCCCTAGTATCGAACAGTTTTTCCtatgaaaattttggaaTTCTCAAGGTTAATTATGAGGGATTACTAAACCAGGCGTATGCGGCCTTTTCAGACTACTATTCATACTTTCCCGCTTTTGCCATTAGCATGTTAGAAAAGGGAGGGTTGGTCGACCGCTTGGTCGCCATCCATGAGAGCTTGACCAACTACAGGACGAGAAATATTCTCAAGAAGATCAATGAGAAGTCCAAAAATGAGGTCCTcaataatgaagaaattatGCACAGCTTGAGCAGTTACAAGCACCATGCCGGGGGCACGCGTGGCGCCTTCCTGCAGTCCAGAGATGTGCGCGAAGTTACGCAAGGAGATGTGAGCGTTGATGAGAAGGGCGACCGGGCCACCACCGCGGGGGGCAACCAAAGCGCAAGCGTGGCTGCGGCGGCCCCGAAGGATGCGGGCCCAACCGTGGCTGCTCCTAACACTGCTGCTACGCTCAAAACGGCTGCTTCCCCCAACGCGGCTGCTACTAAcactgctgctccccccaacATGGGTGCCACCTCCCCGCTGAGCAACCCCCTGTACGGCACCAGCTCCCTGCAGCCAAAGGACGTCGCGGTGCTGGTCAGAGATCTGCTCAAGAACACGAACATCATCAAGTTCGAGAATAACGAACCGACTAGCCAAATGGACGATGAAGAAATTAAGAAGCTCATTGAGAGCTCCTTTTTCGACTTGAGCGACAACACCATGTTAATGCGGTTGCTCATAAAGCCGCAGGCGGCCATCTTACTAATCATTGAGTCCTTCATTATGATGACGCCCTCCCCCACGAGGGACGCCAAGACCTATTGCAAGAAAGCCCTAGTTAATGGCCAGCTAATCGAAACCTCAGATTTAAACGCGGCGACGGAGGAAGACGACCTCATAAACGAGTTTTCCAGCAGGTACAATTTATTCTACGAGAGGCTCAAGCTGGAGGAGTTGCGCGAAATTGAACAGAACAGGAAAGCGCTCAAGAATTCGAAGGGCACCCTGTCCGTGCTGGAGGTCGCCAACTCGCAGAACGCCCCCGACGGGAAGGGCGTCAACGGGAGCGGAAACGCAGCAAATGCGAACGCCGCAAACGCAAACGCCGCAAACGCAAACGCCGCTAATGCAAACGCCGCAAATGGGAACCTCGCAAATGCAAACCTCGCAAACGCAAACGCCGCAAACGCAGACGCCGCAAACGCAAACGCCGCAAACGCAAACGCCGCTAATGCAAACGCCGCAAATGCAAACCTCGCAAATGCAAACCTCGCAAATGCAAACCTCGCAAATGCAAACCTCGCAAATGCAAACCTCGCAAATGCAAACCTCGCAAACGCAAACGCCGCAAACGCAAACGCCGCTAATGCAAACGCCGCAAATGGGAACGCCCCAAATAGCAACAACGGAAGCGGATCCCCCCTCATCGTAGTGGTAGGGGCCGATCTCGGCGAAAAAACCGAGGACATCATCAAGAACAACGTGGACGTGGCAGCCTTGACAGCCGACGTGGAACAAGCCTTTAAAAACCTCGAATTGCAGAGTGGAAGCTTCTCGGCAAACTTATCGCACGCGCTGGTTCTCCTCTCCTCCATTGCGTTGCtcctattcattttttaaaaatgtcaaatAGATGGAAGCCAGAAGTTTACGCGCGAATGTGGAGACCTTATTATCCCAGTCCGCTCACTCGTCTCTTTAACTTCATGGCTATCCTTTTCACCTCTCCCGtacctttatttttagtatgcATCTACACATGTGTGGCTCATACCCCCCTCCATGCGTAGCGACGCGGCGCACAGCACCTACTGTTCGCTCATGCCCTTCCCCTGTCTTTCCGCACacctatatatatacgtacgtatatacgtatacatatatgtgctttcccacccccttttgttttttttgttttctttttttttcgtcatgtttaattttttcttcttactaaacgataaaaaaagggatagatgtgtgaatgtaaaaatggggtAACCGAGTGGTGGTGTAGACGTTGCGGTGTTGAAGTGGTGACGATCTACGAGGAGAGGTCCGCTTCACGATTCATGTGCGCCCACCCCCCCACGGTTAAGCACATTTGTGCGGCTCACCATGTGAACTGGGCGGATTGATCACAGGGGGCCCCAAcatgtgggaaaaaaaaaaaaaaatgccatatATAAGGACACAGTTACACATAGACGACGTGGGAACAGCCGAATGGCCACTCCTCCCGCAATGAAGTGGCGAATCCCAATTCGGTGAGCGCTACACAGAGGGGCAAGCCCATTTTGCTCCAACCTttctctcttcctttttccctcaTTCGGAGGCCTCTATAACGTGGTAAATCTCACGAACGACTGCATTATCGCCGTGACTTTGGAAGCACTCAAAGAGGAGGGCGAGCTTCTCCTTTAGGGACTCCATTTGAATTTGCTTGAAGACTCTCTTTTCCAGTGGGACTTGCTCGGCGCGCTGTTCTGCGCCTCCGCCCGTTGGGGTAGCTTCCCCAGTTGGGGCATCCTCCCCATCGTCGTCGCTCTGGGACGCGCCCAACTGGCTGCTGAGCGGCTTCTTCTTGGCACCAACGAGGCCGCGCAGCTGATTGGAGGCCCTCTCTATTTTGACGAATATGTCGTTGATGgtcccctccattttgcggCTATTTTCCTGCAAAGCGGTGACTTTATCCTCCACACTTCTAACATCCGATATTACATCGTTCAGCTCGTTTTCCACTccgttgattttttttttgtactcaCTTATGTGCTTCTCTATGGAGGCGATGTCGTCCTTAATTTggtcacattttttattcaatttgttcttttttttcaaaagctCTTTGTACTGCGGGTCGatgcattttatattttcgcTAAAAGATTTGTTGGTCTGAATGATCTCGTTGAGCGTCTTCTGGAACTGCTCCACCTGctggttttccttttcgatgaGTGCGTCTAGGGTCTCTATCTCCTGCTTCAACTTTGAAATGTCTTCCTCTATCTTTATTTTGTAGTGAATGTGTTGATTGTCTTGAGCGTCTGGTCGGTCGGGTCGGCcaccctcctcctccccccgctgctgaTACTCCTCCTCCCCGCTGCGGACGTTGATTGCGTCCAGCTTGAGCTCCAAATTGTTGCACCTACTCTTCCTGTCGTGCACTTGCAGATTTAGCTTATGCAGTTCGTCGTTCATGTTCTTTACGATAACCTTGAGCGAGTCGACGTGTGCATTCATGTCTTGCTCGCttagcttttcattttggacattttcctttttcttttttttcagaacATTTAAGCTATCTAAATTGTTGGAAAAgatttccttcattttgtctAGCTCTATTTTTAGGTTCATTTCGATGAGCAtgacattttctttttctttattctgCGTAAGGACGTTGCTTTCTAGAGATTTAATTTCAAGTTCGAGTTTTTCTGTGTCCTGCAAAAtgttccccttctcctccttcatgCACATCTGctgattttttatatttttcagctCCACACTGATCCGCTTCATTTCGTTGTTAAGTGTGTTGTAAATCTCTTCATACCTGGTGAACTCCTTTTCCAGagtgtctatttttttttgactttttttttttttttcaaaggtACTAATCCCGGAAGCAACATTAAGTTTCTTCGTTAGCACCTGCGTTTGGAAGTCAAATTTGTAGAGGATCTCCTTCTGCCTTTCCAATTCTTGTTCCATCTTCTTTATATTACTTTTcatttgcttaatttttatttgtgtgCCTACCATATCTGCTTCCAAAATGGTGTAttcgtttttgcttttttgtaaattttcctgcaatttgaatttttcttcatccagcacttttatttttgaactCAGTTTGGCTAGTTTGCCATTCTGTTCGGTTAGTATCTGCTCACTCGACTTGATAAGTTGGTTCTTCTCTACACTGTTTAGTTCCTCCTTGGCGTATTCTCTTTTTGACTCTTCAAATGATTGGGTTAGCTTATGAAGTGTCTTTTCCAATCCGGTGAGGCTCACTTGGAggttatttttctcttctagCTTCTCCCTCGTTGTGATTTTTTCGCAGTCCAAATCTTTGATCAAAATGTCCCTCTCGTCATATGCCTTCTTCAATTCCTCTTGAATTTTCCCCACTTCCCTCTTTAGTTTGCTTAAGTTGgattcttccctttttagcTGATCACTCAGTAGGtggttcttccccctctgcgTTTCGATGTGTTCATTTATGGCCTTACAACTATGCGTTagtttttccctcttcttaGCATACCTGGTGAActcctcttcaaatttgaaaatcgTTTGGTCTCTGTTATTTATAGTGTCCACAACACACTTGCACTTGGTtcgaagtttttttttttcttcttccatttgttcattttcttttatgttCGCTTGCAACTCCATTTGTAGCTGCATATTCTTCGTCTTCATTGTgttgacttttttttcttgttccaCTCTTTCCAAATTTAGCTTCTCCAATTTGTAGGacatattttcaatttctttgTCTTGACAGAGGGCAAACTTCTCCACTTCGAATTCCTCCTTTTGGAGCTTATCAATTTGAAGGGTCCATTCCTTTAGTTCCTTTTCCTTGTcgattaatttttccttcatttcttCTATGCTGTGGTCACACTGCATGAGGTCGTTCTGCGTTCTGATGATCTTTTCGTTGTTTCTTTCCCTCTCATATTttagcttttcattttgttttgttaaaaaatggtTCTTCGCTTGGATATTTACACATGCTccgttttcttcctcctcgatttttttcttttcctccaccagtttcttcctttttgccatttccttctttttgctcTTGATGTGCTTTTCCAGCTTCACaaatctattttttaaaacccaTACTGTCTTATTAACTTCTCCCAGCAGCCTTTCCTTCTCCTGTATCTCCTGCGACAACGCGTTGATTTCGTCGTTATAAAAATGCTTGTAGATGAGTTCTCCTCCTGAGCTAAACTGCTTCACTTCCTCCGAGACGTCTTCGTCACTCTCCATGCCGCTCAGCATTTCGTCCGTCGACATGTCGCtcatttcttcttccccctccccgaGCAGCGTTTCCTCTTCGTAGGATTCGCCGTATTTGCGGCATTCTTGGCTTTCTCCGACGATCTGGTGCACCCTCTCCAAAGGGGATGCCACACTGGCAGCGGTGCTtaccctttgggggggatcCCCCTCCACGCTGATGTTGCCGgcctcccttttgggggaaTCCCCAATCGAGGATATTTCACCCTCCAGGGTGATCTCCCTCGTGGCGGCGTACCCATCCTTATCCTCCTTTGCCAGATGACCCAGCGAATtacccccctccccttt
Above is a genomic segment from Plasmodium vivax chromosome 5, whole genome shotgun sequence containing:
- a CDS encoding hypothetical protein, conserved (encoded by transcript PVX_088910A), producing MKCNASLLVLLSALLSAANALIRNGNNPQALVPEKGADPSGGQNNRSGENQDTCEIQKMAEEMMEKMMKEKDVFSSIMEPLQSKLTDDHLCSKMKYTNICLHEKDKTPLTFPCTSPQYEQLIHRFTYKKLCNSKVAFSNVLLKSFIDKKNEENTFNTIIQNYKVLSTCIDDDLKDIYNASIELFSDIRTSVTEITEKLWSKNMIEVLKTREQTIAGILCELRNGNNSPLVSNSFSYENFGILKVNYEGLLNQAYAAFSDYYSYFPAFAISMLEKGGLVDRLVAIHESLTNYRTRNILKKINEKSKNEVLNNEEIMHSLSSYKHHAGGTRGAFLQSRDVREVTQGDVSVDEKGDRATTAGGNQSASVAAAAPKDAGPTVAAPNTAATLKTAASPNAAATNTAAPPNMGATSPLSNPLYGTSSLQPKDVAVLVRDLLKNTNIIKFENNEPTSQMDDEEIKKLIESSFFDLSDNTMLMRLLIKPQAAILLIIESFIMMTPSPTRDAKTYCKKALVNGQLIETSDLNAATEEDDLINEFSSRYNLFYERLKLEELREIEQNRKALKNSKGTLSVLEVANSQNAPDGKGVNGSGNAANANAANANAANANAANANAANGNLANANLANANAANADAANANAANANAANANAANANLANANLANANLANANLANANLANANLANANAANANAANANAANGNAPNSNNGSGSPLIVVVGADLGEKTEDIIKNNVDVAALTADVEQAFKNLELQSGSFSANLSHALVLLSSIALLLFIF
- a CDS encoding hypothetical protein, conserved (encoded by transcript PVX_088915A); protein product: MMKKKKTKKESSDVVNKGKGEGGNSLGHLAKEDKDGYAATREITLEGEISSIGDSPKREAGNISVEGDPPQRVSTAASVASPLERVHQIVGESQECRKYGESYEEETLLGEGEEEMSDMSTDEMLSGMESDEDVSEEVKQFSSGGELIYKHFYNDEINALSQEIQEKERLLGEVNKTVWVLKNRFVKLEKHIKSKKKEMAKRKKLVEEKKKIEEEENGACVNIQAKNHFLTKQNEKLKYERERNNEKIIRTQNDLMQCDHSIEEMKEKLIDKEKELKEWTLQIDKLQKEEFEVEKFALCQDKEIENMSYKLEKLNLERVEQEKKVNTMKTKNMQLQMELQANIKENEQMEEEKKKLRTKCKCVVDTINNRDQTIFKFEEEFTRYAKKREKLTHSCKAINEHIETQRGKNHLLSDQLKREESNLSKLKREVGKIQEELKKAYDERDILIKDLDCEKITTREKLEEKNNLQVSLTGLEKTLHKLTQSFEESKREYAKEELNSVEKNQLIKSSEQILTEQNGKLAKLSSKIKVLDEEKFKLQENLQKSKNEYTILEADMVGTQIKIKQMKSNIKKMEQELERQKEILYKFDFQTQVLTKKLNVASGISTFEKKKKSQKKIDTLEKEFTRYEEIYNTLNNEMKRISVELKNIKNQQMCMKEEKGNILQDTEKLELEIKSLESNVLTQNKEKENVMLIEMNLKIELDKMKEIFSNNLDSLNVLKKKKKENVQNEKLSEQDMNAHVDSLKVIVKNMNDELHKLNLQVHDRKSRCNNLELKLDAINVRSGEEEYQQRGEEEGGRPDRPDAQDNQHIHYKIKIEEDISKLKQEIETLDALIEKENQQVEQFQKTLNEIIQTNKSFSENIKCIDPQYKELLKKKNKLNKKCDQIKDDIASIEKHISEYKKKINGVENELNDVISDVRSVEDKVTALQENSRKMEGTINDIFVKIERASNQLRGLVGAKKKPLSSQLGASQSDDDGEDAPTGEATPTGGGAEQRAEQVPLEKRVFKQIQMESLKEKLALLFECFQSHGDNAVVREIYHVIEASE
- a CDS encoding hypothetical protein (encoded by transcript PVX_088907A); protein product: METENLEAAPEAVENDNTEYQYEGQDGISIMQEAEIVLITTSLGGIKSSFFSSLRAQNLLNCKKFLYVVVDSNRDTSTAKNLKDEELFNKWKEDELLKSNENGVLLPQVLIDGVSIGNDIALQNLEDEGNLDFIVSRLKCPNCLQEKSNTDVQCPHCKYDYVSLISEELIQENAVVRMLQGELYNEEETAE